In Leifsonia sp. ZF2019, a genomic segment contains:
- a CDS encoding DUF3566 domain-containing protein, with product MSSSVAEKLAKKSSRRPASSKQVRLKLVYIDFWSTVKLSFLAGICLAIIAIVGTFLIWTVLDRTGIFDQVNSLVKDISGAGGGDLRAVLGLGQVMGFSLVVAILDIVVVTALGAVFALLYNLSVKITGGLLVGFTNN from the coding sequence ATGAGCAGTAGCGTCGCCGAGAAACTGGCCAAGAAGTCGTCGCGCCGGCCCGCATCCTCCAAGCAGGTGCGGCTCAAGCTGGTGTACATCGACTTCTGGTCGACCGTGAAGCTCTCGTTCCTCGCCGGCATCTGCCTCGCGATCATCGCGATCGTCGGAACCTTCCTGATCTGGACCGTCCTCGACCGCACCGGGATCTTCGACCAGGTGAACAGCCTGGTGAAGGACATCTCCGGTGCCGGCGGCGGCGACCTGCGCGCCGTGCTCGGGCTGGGCCAGGTGATGGGCTTCTCGCTCGTGGTGGCCATCCTCGACATCGTCGTGGTGACCGCTCTCGGCGCGGTCTTCGCACTCCTCTACAACCTCTCGGTGAAGATCACAGGCGGCCTGCTCGTCGGCTTCACCAACAACTGA
- a CDS encoding Lrp/AsnC family transcriptional regulator: MPANPPFEVDAVDRSLLSELQRDGRQSIAELARTVHMSGSAVAERVRRLEDAGVITGYRAVVDPERLGYGILAYLRLRYPSSVYGPLHDLLAGTPEVVEAHHVTGDDCFILKVVATSMRHLERVSGTIGTLGSVTTSIAYSSPFPARPIEPPSE, from the coding sequence ATGCCCGCGAATCCGCCGTTCGAGGTCGATGCCGTCGACCGTTCCCTGCTCAGCGAGCTGCAGCGCGACGGCCGGCAGTCCATCGCCGAGCTGGCGCGCACCGTCCACATGTCGGGCAGTGCGGTCGCCGAACGCGTCCGCCGGTTGGAGGATGCCGGGGTCATCACCGGCTATCGTGCCGTCGTCGATCCGGAACGCCTGGGGTACGGCATCCTGGCCTATCTGCGCCTCCGCTACCCGAGCAGCGTCTACGGCCCGCTCCACGATCTGCTCGCCGGGACACCCGAGGTCGTGGAAGCCCACCACGTCACCGGCGACGACTGCTTCATCCTGAAAGTGGTGGCCACATCCATGCGCCACCTCGAACGGGTGAGCGGCACGATCGGAACCCTCGGCAGCGTGACGACGAGCATCGCGTACTCGAGTCCGTTCCCGGCCCGGCCGATCGAACCGCCGAGCGAGTGA